The genome window AAATTTCAGTTAATCGGCGGAATTACCTTTGACGATTTAAATATATTTGCCGGCACAGGCGAGTATGCCGGTTACACCATTATTCAAGACAAGGTTCTGGGCGAATATTTAGCCATCTTGAAAGGCTTCACCGGCACTCTTAGCCGAGAAAATTTCATCTCCTTAACCCCCACTCCCCCCACCGCACCTGGGGAGGATACAGAAACACCTAGTCCAACACCGGGAGGAGGAAGTCCTTCGCCTAATCCAATACCGGGAGGAGGAGGAAGTCCTTCGCCTAGCCCCTCGGCATCCCCGAACGATATTTTGCTATCGGGTGGTGCCGTTAATGAAAATAGTCCAGCCGGCACTGTCATCGGTAGTTTATCTGCTATTGATCCTGATGCCAAGGATACGCATACTTATGAATTACTCGACGATGCCGGTGGTCTGTTTATAATTGACGGCGATCAGTTAAAAGTCGCCCCAGGCGCGTCCTTAGACTTTGAAGCCCAAGCCAGTCACACCATAAAAGTGCGCGTGACTGACGCAGCCGGCAAGACTTTTGACAAAGACTTCCCGATCACCCTTCAAAACACCAATGAAGCGCCGGCAACCGCTAACCCCATCGTTGACCAACTTGCAGGTGCTGATACACCGTTTAACTTCACAGTTGCCGGCACAACCTTTACAGATCCCGATGGCGACGCGTTAACCTACACAGCCACTCTAACCGGCGGCGAACCATTGCCGGCGTGGTTAACATTTAATCCCACTACCCGCACCTTTAGTGGCACCCCAACCAATGGGGATGTGGGCAACCTATCAATCGATGTTCAAGCATCAGATGGTAAAGGCGGCATTGTCACCGATACATTTACTTTGGTGATTGACCATATTGAGGATGCGCCAACGGTTGCTAACCCTATCGCTGACTTAAATACCCCCGAAGATAGTGTATTTAATTTCACATTTGCTGCCAATACGTTTGCAGATATTGATGGGGATGTATTAACCTACACAGCCACCCAAACCGGCGGCGCACCCTTGCCGGCCTGGTTAACATTTAACCCTGCAACCCGCACCTTCAGTGGCACTCCAGCCAATGGAGATGTTGGCACCCTATCAATTGATGTTCAAGCATCAGATGGCAACGGCGGCATTGCTATCGATACATTTAATTTGGTAATTGGAAATGTCAATGATGAGCCAACGGTTGCTAACCCTATCGCTGACTTAAATACTCCCGAAGATAGTGTATTTAATTTCACATTTGCCGGCACAACCTTTAATGATGCCGATGGAGATGCATTAACCTACACAGCCAAACTCACCAATGGCGCTACACTGCCGGCCTGGCTGACATTTAATCCCATCACCCGCACCTTTAGTGGCACCCCAACCAATGAAGATGTTGGCACCTTATCAATCGATGTTGAAGCATCAGATGGCAAGGGTGGCCGTCTCATCGATACATTTAATTTGGTGATTGACAATGTTAACAATAAGCCAACGGTTGTTAACCCCATTGCCGAGCTAAATACTCCAGAAAATAGGGTTTTTAACTTCACATTTGCCGACACAACCTTTAACGATGCCGATGGAGATCCATTAGCCTACAGTGCCACTCTAACCAGCGGCGAACCATTGCCGGCCTGGTTGACATTTAACCCAGCAACCCGCACCTTTAGTGGCACTCCAACCGATGGAGATGTTGGCACCCTATCAATCGATGTTAAAGCATCAGATGGCAACGGGGGCATTGTCATCAATACATTTAATTTGGTGATTGACAATATTGACCCCACTAACAATCTACCAACGGTTGTCAACCCCATCACTGACCAAAATACCCTAGAAGACGCTACTTTTAATTTCACATTTGCCGGCACAACCTTTAATGATCTCGATGGAGATGCATTAACCTACACAGCCAAACTCACCAATGGCGCTACACTGCCGGCCTGGTTAACATTTAATCCCACCACCCGCACCTTTAGCGGCACCCCAAGCAATGAAAATGTTGGCACCCTATCAATTGATGTTGAAGCATCAGATGGCAAGGGTGGCCGTGCCATCGATACATTTAATTTGGTGATTGGCAATGTCAATGACGTGCCAACGGTTGTCAATCCCATTGCTGACCTAAATACCCTAGAAGACGCTACTTTTAACTTCACATTTGCCGAAACAACTTTCAACGATATTGATGGAGATGCGTTAACTTACAGTGCCACCTTAACCGGCGGCGAACCATTGCCGGCCTGGTTAACATTTAACCCAGCAACCCGCACCTTTAGCGGCACTCCAGCCAATGGAGATGTAGGCCCCCTTTCAATTGATGTTCAAGCATCAGATGGCAACGGCGGCATTGCTATCGATACATTTAGTTTGGTGGTAAATAATGTCAATGATGACCCAATCGTTACGACCCCCATCGTTGACCAAAATACCGATGAAGATAGTGTCTTTAACTTCACGTTTGCGGCCAATACATTTACAGATCCTGATAACGACACATTAACCTACAGTGCCACCCAAACCGGCGGGGGTGCATTGCCGGGGTGGTTAACATTTAACGCAGCAACCCGCACCTTCAGTGGGACTCCAACCAATGAAAATGTTGGCACCCTATCAATTGATGTTCAAGCATCAGATGGCAACGGCAGCAGTGTCACAGAGACATTTATTTTGGGTGTGACAAATACCAATGATGCCCCAACGGTTGTCACTGCCATTGCCAATCAAAACGCGAACGCCGGCACAGCATTCAACTACACATTTGCTGCCACAACTTTCAATGATATGGATGGCGATGTATTAACTTACAGTGCCACCCTAACCGACGGCACACCACTGCCGGCCTGGTTAACATTTAACCCAACAACCCGCACCTTCAGTGGCACTCCAACCAATGGAACTGCCAGCTCCCTTTCAATCACTGTTCAAGCATCAGATGGCAACGGCGGCAGTGTCACCGATACATTTACTCTGGCGATTAATAATAACCCGCCAATCGTTGCTACCCCCATCGTTGACCAAAATACCGATGAAGATAGTGTCTTTAACTTCACGTTTGCGGCCAATACATTTACAGATCCAGATGGAGATGCGTTAACCTACAGTGCCACCGTAGCCGGCGGGGGTGCATTGCCGGCCTGGTTAACATTTGACGCAGCAACCCGCACCTTCAGTGGCACTCCAGCCAATGGAGATGTAGGCACCCTATCAATCAATGTTCTAGCATCAGATGGCAACGGCGGCAGTGTCACAGATACATTTATTTTGGAGATTGACAATGTCAATGATGACCCAATCGTTACTACCCCCATCGTTGACCTAAATACCCCTGAAGATAGTGTCTTTAACTTCACGTTTGTCGAGACAACCTTTAACGATATTGATGGCGACGCGTTAACCTACAGTGCCACCCAAACCGGCGGCGCAGCATTGCCGGCCTGGTTAACATTTAACCCAGCAACCCGCACCTTTAGCGGCACTCCAGCCAATGGAGATGTGGGCAATCTTTCAATCGATGTTCAAGCATCAGATGGCAACGGCGGCAGTGTCACAGATACATTTATTCTGGGTGTGACAAATACCAATGATGTCCCAACAGTTGCCAACGCCATCGCTGACCTAAATACCCCTGAAGATAGTGTCTTTAACTTCACGTTTGTCGAGACAACCTTTAACGATATTGATGGCGACGCGTTAACCTACAGTGCCACCCAAACCGGCGGCGCAGCATTGCCGGCGTGGTTAACATTTAACGCAGCAACCCGCACCTTTAGCGGCACTCCAGCCAATGGAGATGTGGGCAATCTTTCAATCGATGTTCAAGCATCAGATGGCAACGGCGGCATTGCAACAGAGACATTTAATTTAGTGATTGACAATGTTAACGACGCGCCAACGGTTGTCACTGCTATTGCTGACCAAAACACGAACGCCGGCACAGCGTTCAACTACACATTTGACATTAATACTTTCACTGATATTGATGGCGATGTGTTAACTTACAGTGCCACCCTAGATAACAACGCACCATTGCCAGCGTGGTTGACATTTAACCCAACAACCCGCACCTTTAGTGGCACTCCACCCAATGGAACTGCCAGCCCCCTTTCAATCAATGTTCTAGCATCAGATGGCAACGGCGGCAGTGTCGTCGATACATTTAATTTGGTGGTTAATGTTAATAACGATCCAGTAGTTGTTAACCCCATCGCTGATCTAAATACACTAGAAGATAGTGTCTTTAACTTCACGTTGGTCGAGACAACCTTTAACGACCCTGATGGCGATGCGTTAACCTACAGTGCCACCCAAACCGGCGGCGCAGCATTACCGGCCTGGTTAACATTTAACCCAGTAACCCGCACCTTTAGCGGGACTCCAGCCAATGGCGATGTAGGCAACCTATCAATTGATGTTCAAGCATCAGATGGCAACGGCGGCATTGCTATCGATACATTCAATTTGGGTGTGATAAATACCAATGACCCGCCAATCGTTGCTACCCCCATCGTTGACCAAAATACCCCTGAAGATAGTGTCTTTAACTTCACGTTTGCGGCCAATACATTTACAGATCCAGATGGAGATGCGTTAACCTACAGTGCCACCGTAGCCGGCGGCGCAGCATTGCCGGCCTGGTTAACATTTAACGCAGCAACTCGCACCTTTAGCGGGACTCCAGCCAATGGAGATGTGGGCAACCTATCAATCGATGTTCTAGCATCAGATGGCAACGGCGGCAGTATCACAGATACATTTATTTTGGGGGTGACAAATACCAATGATGCCCCAACGGTGGTCACTGCCATTGCCGATCAAAACGCGAACGTCGGCACAGCATTTAACTACACATTTGACGTTAATACTTTCACTGATATTGATGGCGATGTGTTAACTTACAGTGCCACGCTAGATAACAACGCACCATTGCCAGCGTGGTTGACATTTAACCCAACAACCCGCACCTTCAGTGGCACTCCACCCAATGGAACTGCCAGCCCCCTTTCAATCAATGTTCTAGCATCAGATGGCAACGGCGGCAGTGTCATCGATACATTTACTTTGACAGTTGGGAATGGCAACGCGCCAGTAGCGGTGGACGACATCATTACCACGCCGGTGCTATTAAGTAGCCGCTTGGAAATTCCATTCGCTACTTTGCTGGCTAATGATACAGATGCTGACCTGCCGGCAGACACGCTTACCATTACCGCAGTAACCGCAGCGAATGGGACTGCCTCGATCAATAACGGCATTATTACCTACCGGGCAACTCCAGGGTTTGCCGGCCCGACAACCTTGGAATACACTGTCAGCGATAGCACCGGCCTCACCGATATCGGAACCGTAACGCTAACTGTCGCCTCACAAGTCCAGTTAAGCGCCATTGCCACCGCCACCAATGTGCCAGTAGGAAGCGGAGGTTTTAGCGTCAATGGTCAAGCTCCATTTGAATGGGCCGGTTTCTCGGCAAGTGGGGCAGGAGATGTGAATGGGGACGGCTTTGCTGACGTGATTATCGGTGCGCCCTATGCCGACGCACCGACCGCTGGATCTGCTGGGAAATCTTATGTCGTGTTTGGAGGGCCATCTGGCACCAATGGCGGCTTTGAGATCAATGGAGAGGCCGGATTTGATAGGGCCGGCATCTCAGTCAGCGGGGCCGGCGATGTCAACGGCGATGGACTGGCTGACTTGATTATCGGTGCCGATCGGGCCGATCCCAATGGGCTATCCTCCGGCAAATCCTATGTGGTATTCGGTAAGGCCAACAACACGGCGGTGAATTTGACTGCTGTGGCAGCCAATCCCGGAACCGGCGGCTTTGTGATTAACGGCGAATGGATTGGCATTGAATCCGGTTTGTCAGTCAGCGGGGCCGGCGATGTCAACGGCGACGGTTTGGATGACTTGATCGTCGGTGCTCCCGCTTTTGGCCGCGATGCCAACAACAATGGCGTGCTTGTTGAGCAGGAGTATCTGAGAAGCGGCAGGGCTTACGTTGTGTTTGGCAAGGCGAACAACACAGTGCCGATAAACTTGAACACGATCTCCAACGGAACGGGCGGTTTTGCGATTACATTCGAGGGGGTCAATGACCAAACCGGCAACTCGGTTAGTTCAGCTGGGGATGTCAACGGAGATGGTTTGGCTGACCTGATTGTAGGCGCTGACTGGGCCGACCCGAACGGAATTCTTAGCGCCGGCAAAGCTTATGTGGTGTATGGCAAAACAACTACCACGGCGGTGGCTTTGGGCACTGTAGCAGGAAATACCGGCGGCTTTGCCATTAACGGTGAAGCGACAAACGACCGATTGGGCCGTTCTGTGAGCGAAGCCGGAGATGTCAATGGTGATGGCTACGCAGACGTGATTGTGGGCGCGTATAATGGTGACCCCAATCAAACTTCCCCTGGCAGAGCTTATGTGGTGTTTGGCGGCCCATCAGGCAATAACGGCGGCTTTACCATCAATGGGGAAACAGCAGGCGATCATGCCGGCATTTCAGTAAGTTCAGCCGGCGATGTCAACGGCGATGGTCTGGATGACCTGATCGTCGGTGCTCGCTTGGCTGATCCGAATGGGGCTTACTCTGGCAAATCTTATGTCGTGTTCGGGAAGGCGAATAACACCGTAGTGAACTTAAGCGCAGTCGCAGCCGGCGATGGGGGTTTTGCTCTCAACGGTGCATCGGCCACTGATTTATCCGGTCGTTCCGTCAGTGCGGCAGGGGATCTTAATGGTGATGGCTTCGCTGACGTGATTGTAGGGGCTTTTGCCGCTGATCCGAATGGAAATAATTATTCCGGCGCTTCCTACGTGGTTTATGGCGGCGATTTCACGGCGTCGGTGACACAGATGGGAACTGCCGCAGGGGATATTCTCACCGGCACTGCCGCAGCAGATATTCTGGTCGGCGGCTTGGGCAGCGATCAACTCATCGGCAATGGCGGCCCTGATGTGCTATATGGGGGTGCCGGTGATGACGTTGTGGCGATTAGCGATACCGGCTTCCGGCGCATTGATGGGGGTTTGGGGACTGACACCTTGTTGCTTGGCGGTGCCGGCATGGCCCTCGATCTCACAGCGATTCGTGACCCTCTGATCCAGGGTATTGAGCGAATCAATATGACAGGTGCCGGTAATAACACCCTGAATTTGGGCGCAAGAGATGTGATCAGCTTGTCTGGTTCGACTAGCACGTTGACTGTAGAGGGCAATGCCGGCGATATCGTGAGTGCGTCAGGCTTTACATTCGCCGGCACAGCCAACGGTTTCAATCAATACACCAGCAGCAGTGCGACGCTTCTAGTTCAGGCGGGTGTAACGGTTAATGTTCTGTTGTAGAAATGTCACAACTGCCTAAAATACAGTCAGATATCATTTTGTAGATGCGATGCAGCTAACTTGGCTAGACAGTAACTCTTGGCTGATTAACATGGCCGGCCTGCGGATACTCCTCGATCCCTGGTTAGTTGGCCCTTTGGTCTTTGGCAACCTGCCTTGGCTGTTCAAAGGCGATCGTCCTAAAGCCAGAGAAATCCCAGAAAACATTGACTTGATTCTGCTCTCACAGGGATTAGAAGATCACACACACCCACCTACCCTCAAACAACTGAATCGCAACATTCCGGTTGTGGGTTCACCCAGTGCCGTTAAAGTTGTGAAAGAATTGGGTTTCACTCAAGTCACTGCACTTGCCCACGGCGGCGGCTTTACTGTTGCCAATAAAGTAGAAATCAAAGCGACTCCCGGCTCTCCCATTGGCCCCCAACTTGTGGAAAATGGGTATCTTCTTAAAGATTTGGATGCCGGCACGACTCTCTACTATGAGCCTCATGGGTATCATTCCCCAGCCCTCAAAGCATCTGCCCCGGTGGATGTCGTCATTGTGCCGATTGTTGACTTGGCGCTGCCGCTAGTGGGTTCCATTATTAAAGGCAGCCAAAGTGCTTTAGAAGTGGCTAAACTTCTGCAACCTCAAGTAATGTTACCCACGGCTGCCGGTGGCGATGTCATCTTTGAAGGATTGCTGATGTCTATCCTTCGGGCTGTCGGCAGTCTTGATGAATTTCGTTCGTTGTTGGCTCAGAATAATTTATCCACGCAAGTGATTGACGCTAAGCCTGGGGAAGCGTTTGAAATTCAATTGCAAAACCGGGCTGTGATTTAGGTTGGGCGGGATTAATGGGTGAATGCAGAGTTTTTGTTATTTTTAACCGCAGATAAACGCAGATAAACGCAGATGTAGGCGATAGTCTGTAGTTGGGGATAAACAGATGATAGCGCAGCGTGCCGCAGGCATACGCAGATGGCGCTTGTGTAGGTTTTTAGGTTTTTTACCGGCCTATTGTGCCGGCACTGGGGCAAAGTCTAATGTGCCTTTATCTCCATCTAGGACAACCGGCACTCCAACTGGCAGGGTTGCATTTTCTCCTTCATGACCGAAAGGCAAGTCAGAAACAACCGGCAACCCCAAATCCCCTAAGCGATCTCGTAAGACTTCTTCAACCGTAAAGCTGGGGATGTTCGGATCATTTATACACCGGCTGAAGCGCCCCAATGCAATTCCCCGCACGCCTTTAAATTTTCCCATCAGCCGCCACTGAGTCAGCATCCGGTCAATTCGATACGGGACTTCCGCAACATCCTCAAACGCTAAAATTGCGCCCTCTAAGGAGGGTTGCGCTGCCGTCCCTAGCAGATGGGTTGCGACTGTTAGATTTGCCGGCAGCAAATACCCACTCGCTTGTCCTCCACCCCAGCCGGTGCCTTGCAACGGTTCTATAGAATGATTTTCTACCCAGTCAAATAGCCGCTGCATTGTCCATTCAGGTTCAGCCGGCAGCGTTGTTAGCAAAGG of Microcoleus sp. FACHB-68 contains these proteins:
- a CDS encoding LD-carboxypeptidase produces the protein MQSQIPNLNSKIQLPPALKPGDLLRVIAPSGCLREFEAFEKAVEIWRNRGYGVELSPGYDSRWGYLAGNDEDRRQQLADAWKDPECRAILCARGGYGGARILEDWSWDELLSNPKWLIGFSDITAILWSLFQTGISGVHGPLLTTLPAEPEWTMQRLFDWVENHSIEPLQGTGWGGGQASGYLLPANLTVATHLLGTAAQPSLEGAILAFEDVAEVPYRIDRMLTQWRLMGKFKGVRGIALGRFSRCINDPNIPSFTVEEVLRDRLGDLGLPVVSDLPFGHEGENATLPVGVPVVLDGDKGTLDFAPVPAQ
- a CDS encoding MBL fold metallo-hydrolase → MQLTWLDSNSWLINMAGLRILLDPWLVGPLVFGNLPWLFKGDRPKAREIPENIDLILLSQGLEDHTHPPTLKQLNRNIPVVGSPSAVKVVKELGFTQVTALAHGGGFTVANKVEIKATPGSPIGPQLVENGYLLKDLDAGTTLYYEPHGYHSPALKASAPVDVVIVPIVDLALPLVGSIIKGSQSALEVAKLLQPQVMLPTAAGGDVIFEGLLMSILRAVGSLDEFRSLLAQNNLSTQVIDAKPGEAFEIQLQNRAVI
- a CDS encoding putative Ig domain-containing protein, producing the protein MPEIRGSSQRDLLTGALENDTIMGWAGEDELLGLELNDWISGNTDNDLLNGNAGSDTVRGGQENDIVHGGKDNDLLYGDLGSDTVYGESGDDTIIGGNGNNQPTDTQKSNDPLSSPLTDTIEEDKSDVLFGNAGNDYINGNADNDTVYGGEGNDILHGGKNDDQLFGNLGDDQVSGDLGNDTALGEEGNDQVVGGEGEDYLNGNEDDDWVAGNEGDDTVHGGQGNDTVHGGKDNDLLYGDVGNDVLIGDLGSDTLNGGDGDDTFVIGRRDDVAGYRTTGGINIADADWVLDFGTGSDKFQLIGGITFDDLNIFAGTGEYAGYTIIQDKVLGEYLAILKGFTGTLSRENFISLTPTPPTAPGEDTETPSPTPGGGSPSPNPIPGGGGSPSPSPSASPNDILLSGGAVNENSPAGTVIGSLSAIDPDAKDTHTYELLDDAGGLFIIDGDQLKVAPGASLDFEAQASHTIKVRVTDAAGKTFDKDFPITLQNTNEAPATANPIVDQLAGADTPFNFTVAGTTFTDPDGDALTYTATLTGGEPLPAWLTFNPTTRTFSGTPTNGDVGNLSIDVQASDGKGGIVTDTFTLVIDHIEDAPTVANPIADLNTPEDSVFNFTFAANTFADIDGDVLTYTATQTGGAPLPAWLTFNPATRTFSGTPANGDVGTLSIDVQASDGNGGIAIDTFNLVIGNVNDEPTVANPIADLNTPEDSVFNFTFAGTTFNDADGDALTYTAKLTNGATLPAWLTFNPITRTFSGTPTNEDVGTLSIDVEASDGKGGRLIDTFNLVIDNVNNKPTVVNPIAELNTPENRVFNFTFADTTFNDADGDPLAYSATLTSGEPLPAWLTFNPATRTFSGTPTDGDVGTLSIDVKASDGNGGIVINTFNLVIDNIDPTNNLPTVVNPITDQNTLEDATFNFTFAGTTFNDLDGDALTYTAKLTNGATLPAWLTFNPTTRTFSGTPSNENVGTLSIDVEASDGKGGRAIDTFNLVIGNVNDVPTVVNPIADLNTLEDATFNFTFAETTFNDIDGDALTYSATLTGGEPLPAWLTFNPATRTFSGTPANGDVGPLSIDVQASDGNGGIAIDTFSLVVNNVNDDPIVTTPIVDQNTDEDSVFNFTFAANTFTDPDNDTLTYSATQTGGGALPGWLTFNAATRTFSGTPTNENVGTLSIDVQASDGNGSSVTETFILGVTNTNDAPTVVTAIANQNANAGTAFNYTFAATTFNDMDGDVLTYSATLTDGTPLPAWLTFNPTTRTFSGTPTNGTASSLSITVQASDGNGGSVTDTFTLAINNNPPIVATPIVDQNTDEDSVFNFTFAANTFTDPDGDALTYSATVAGGGALPAWLTFDAATRTFSGTPANGDVGTLSINVLASDGNGGSVTDTFILEIDNVNDDPIVTTPIVDLNTPEDSVFNFTFVETTFNDIDGDALTYSATQTGGAALPAWLTFNPATRTFSGTPANGDVGNLSIDVQASDGNGGSVTDTFILGVTNTNDVPTVANAIADLNTPEDSVFNFTFVETTFNDIDGDALTYSATQTGGAALPAWLTFNAATRTFSGTPANGDVGNLSIDVQASDGNGGIATETFNLVIDNVNDAPTVVTAIADQNTNAGTAFNYTFDINTFTDIDGDVLTYSATLDNNAPLPAWLTFNPTTRTFSGTPPNGTASPLSINVLASDGNGGSVVDTFNLVVNVNNDPVVVNPIADLNTLEDSVFNFTLVETTFNDPDGDALTYSATQTGGAALPAWLTFNPVTRTFSGTPANGDVGNLSIDVQASDGNGGIAIDTFNLGVINTNDPPIVATPIVDQNTPEDSVFNFTFAANTFTDPDGDALTYSATVAGGAALPAWLTFNAATRTFSGTPANGDVGNLSIDVLASDGNGGSITDTFILGVTNTNDAPTVVTAIADQNANVGTAFNYTFDVNTFTDIDGDVLTYSATLDNNAPLPAWLTFNPTTRTFSGTPPNGTASPLSINVLASDGNGGSVIDTFTLTVGNGNAPVAVDDIITTPVLLSSRLEIPFATLLANDTDADLPADTLTITAVTAANGTASINNGIITYRATPGFAGPTTLEYTVSDSTGLTDIGTVTLTVASQVQLSAIATATNVPVGSGGFSVNGQAPFEWAGFSASGAGDVNGDGFADVIIGAPYADAPTAGSAGKSYVVFGGPSGTNGGFEINGEAGFDRAGISVSGAGDVNGDGLADLIIGADRADPNGLSSGKSYVVFGKANNTAVNLTAVAANPGTGGFVINGEWIGIESGLSVSGAGDVNGDGLDDLIVGAPAFGRDANNNGVLVEQEYLRSGRAYVVFGKANNTVPINLNTISNGTGGFAITFEGVNDQTGNSVSSAGDVNGDGLADLIVGADWADPNGILSAGKAYVVYGKTTTTAVALGTVAGNTGGFAINGEATNDRLGRSVSEAGDVNGDGYADVIVGAYNGDPNQTSPGRAYVVFGGPSGNNGGFTINGETAGDHAGISVSSAGDVNGDGLDDLIVGARLADPNGAYSGKSYVVFGKANNTVVNLSAVAAGDGGFALNGASATDLSGRSVSAAGDLNGDGFADVIVGAFAADPNGNNYSGASYVVYGGDFTASVTQMGTAAGDILTGTAAADILVGGLGSDQLIGNGGPDVLYGGAGDDVVAISDTGFRRIDGGLGTDTLLLGGAGMALDLTAIRDPLIQGIERINMTGAGNNTLNLGARDVISLSGSTSTLTVEGNAGDIVSASGFTFAGTANGFNQYTSSSATLLVQAGVTVNVLL